One Curtobacterium sp. MCLR17_007 DNA window includes the following coding sequences:
- a CDS encoding sigma-70 family RNA polymerase sigma factor yields the protein MNETDDADAALARRMARHDTGALAEAFDRFAPTLTRYAWALAGSRQDVEELVQDTFLTLWQKAADIDLPTGTLLPWLLVVCRNHARNQARRIQKNAGDELPAELAAPTDADDARERLRWVRDEIAALPPVDRRICELCLLEGHSYSEAATMLGLSVGAVTQRVSRSRARLKKAVTHDEH from the coding sequence GTGAACGAGACCGACGATGCCGACGCCGCACTCGCGCGGCGCATGGCACGACACGACACCGGGGCGCTGGCCGAGGCGTTCGACCGGTTCGCGCCGACACTGACCCGGTACGCGTGGGCACTGGCCGGCAGCCGGCAGGACGTCGAGGAGCTGGTGCAGGACACCTTCCTGACGCTCTGGCAGAAGGCGGCGGACATCGACCTGCCCACCGGCACCCTGCTGCCGTGGCTGCTGGTGGTGTGCCGCAACCACGCCCGCAACCAGGCACGGCGCATCCAGAAGAACGCCGGCGACGAACTCCCGGCCGAGCTCGCGGCGCCGACCGACGCCGACGACGCCCGAGAACGCCTGCGCTGGGTCCGGGACGAGATCGCGGCGCTGCCGCCGGTCGACCGCCGGATCTGCGAACTCTGCCTTCTCGAGGGGCACTCCTACTCCGAAGCCGCCACGATGCTCGGGCTGAGCGTCGGCGCGGTCACCCAGCGGGTCTCACGGTCCCGCGCGCGACTCAAGAAGGCGGTGACGCACGATGAACACTGA